Sequence from the Nocardia brasiliensis genome:
CCGCGGTGTCCGGGGCGGGGAGCGAGCCGTCGGATCCGGCGGGGATCGCGGCGTTCGCCGCTCGTGCCGAACCCGGGCTCGGCACCGTGGGCAGTCTCGCGGGCCTCGGCGGGATCTGGAACGGTGAGGCCGTACCCGATTCCCGGACAACGCCGCTCGGGTTCATCGGCACGCTCCTGCTGCTCGCCATCGTCGCCACCGGACTGCGCGCCCTCTGCGCCGAACAGGACAACCGCTACGTGCATCGCGCGCTCGTCACCCTCGCGGCGCTGGCAATCCTGCTCCCCGCGCTCGGCGCGACCTCACCTGGCATGCACCTGCTCGAATGGCTCGTCGCCCACATACCCGGCACCGGACTACTGCGCGATACACAGAAATACGTCGCCCTCGCCATGCCCGCCTACGCACTCTGCGCCGCCGCGGCCTGTATCACGATCGCCGCCCGCTTCCACTCCGGCCGGGAAATCCGTTCGCCTGCAACAACACCCAACGGCCCGGCCGCTGGCGCCGAAGCACAACCCGCCGAGCCGCAATCAACACTCGGGAAAACCCCATCGACCGACCAACCGCCGACCCCCGTGGGCACCGCATCCGCTGACCGGCCGACAGTCACCGACCCCGCATCTCCGGCCGGCGACTCGACCGCAGGCGAAACCGCCGCGCCTTCCAGCACCGTCACCAGCACTGAAGCGGGGGCGAACAGAGTGCGGGCGCGGGTGGTAGCGGGGGTTTGCATGGTTTTGCTCTTGTTGCCGCTGGCCGATCTGGGGTGGGGTGTGGGTGGGGCGTTGCGGCCGGTGCGGTATCCGGCCGGGTGGCAGGTGGTGGCCGAACGGGTGACGGGGCCAGGGGACGTTGCGGTGTTGCCGGGCGGGATGTTTCGGAAGTTCCGGTACAGCGGGCCGGCGCCGGTACTCGACCCGGCACCGCGGATGCTGCCGCGCGATGTCTTGCAGACCGGTGAGCTGCCGGTGCGCGGACGCACCGTGGCGGGCGAAGGCACGCGCGCCCGGACGGTGGAAGGGCTGCTCCTGCACGGTGGTTCGGCCGCGGAGCTGGCGGCACACGGCGTGGGCTGGGTGCTGCTGGAACGTGGCACGCCAGGCCCCTTGGGCGAATCGAAAACGACGCTCGCGCAACTGGATCAGGTGTACGCCGACAACGATCTGGCGTTGTATCGAGTCCCCGGGCCGATCGATGAGCGCACCGGCTCCGGCACGGATCGCTTGGTCGTCATCGCCGCCCACACCCTGTGGGCCGCAATGCTTCTCGGCGGCCTACTGCTCGCCGCCGCGGCACGCATGCGGCCTACTCCTCGCTGCCGCGGCACGCATGGCCGGGGACGCCCGCAACCGCTGCCGGGTAGGCGACCGCGGCCGGGTCGGCGTCGCGGTTGATCGCGATGGCCGCGGCGGCCGAACACAAAACCCGGGTTCAGCTCACCGATCGCGGCGCGATCAACCCGGACGTGTACTCACCGCGTGCGGCCGCGGCCAGCACCTCGTACACCCCGTTCCCTGTTTGCTCCCAAGAGAATTCCCGTGCCCGCGCCCGTGCCTTCTCCCCCATCACCGTGCGCGCGGCGTGATCGCCGAGCAGTTCGCCCACCGCCTCGGACAATTGGGGGACGTCGTCGACCAGCAACCCGGTGACGCCGTCGATGATCGAGTCGGTGAGGCCGCGGGAACTGCGGTAGCCGATGGTCGGGACGCCGTGTTGCGCGGCCTCGATGACCGCGAGACCCCAGCCTTCCTTGCGCGAGGGCAACACGTGCACCCAAGCGCGCGAGAGCAATTCATGCTTGCGGCGCTCGTCGACGTGCCCGTGAAAGGTGACCGCGTCGGCGATGCCGAGTCGCGCGGCATCGGATTTCAGGTTGTCGGCCCACCAACCGTCGCCGATCACATCGAGATGCAGGCCCGGAATCGTGGGGCGTAGCCGCGCGACGACGGCGAGCGCGTCCTCGATCTGCTTGTGCGGCACCAGCCGCGACAGTACGACGATGCACGGGTTGTCCGTGCGGGTGCCCGCGGCACCGGTCGGCGCGTCGACGGGAACAGGTTCAGCGCCGTTGCGCACCACGGCGATCCGCGCCTGCTCGACGCCGAGGGTGGCGAGCTCTTCGGCCGAGGGCAGCGATACGGTCAGATATTGGTTGTGCCGATGCACCCGGGGCGAGAGGCGCGATTCGATCCACCAGCCGATCCGGCCGACCAGCCGACCAGCGACGGGCCACTGCTCTCGATGGCCATGATGCACCAGCACCACCGAGGGCGCTTTGGCGGCCGCGGTGGCGAAGAACGGGATCCCGTTCTGGGTGTCGATGATGGCGTCGGGCCGCACGTGCCGCAGCGGTCCGAGGCCGAGCCTGCCGAGCGCCATGGCGGCCAGCGCCCGCGGGTAGACCGAGTAGCGGCCACCGGCCCGGCTGATATCGATGCCGTCGAGGTGTTCGCGGCGCGGCGCCCCCGGATACCGGGCGGTGCGCAACGTGACTTTGACGCCCCGGGCCG
This genomic interval carries:
- a CDS encoding glycosyltransferase family 4 protein; translated protein: MREVLLLCWRDTGHPQGGGSERYLEQVGAQLAARGVKVTLRTARYPGAPRREHLDGIDISRAGGRYSVYPRALAAMALGRLGLGPLRHVRPDAIIDTQNGIPFFATAAAKAPSVVLVHHGHREQWPVAGRLVGRIGWWIESRLSPRVHRHNQYLTVSLPSAEELATLGVEQARIAVVRNGAEPVPVDAPTGAAGTRTDNPCIVVLSRLVPHKQIEDALAVVARLRPTIPGLHLDVIGDGWWADNLKSDAARLGIADAVTFHGHVDERRKHELLSRAWVHVLPSRKEGWGLAVIEAAQHGVPTIGYRSSRGLTDSIIDGVTGLLVDDVPQLSEAVGELLGDHAARTVMGEKARARAREFSWEQTGNGVYEVLAAAARGEYTSGLIAPRSVS